The following are encoded together in the Populus trichocarpa isolate Nisqually-1 chromosome 5, P.trichocarpa_v4.1, whole genome shotgun sequence genome:
- the LOC7477090 gene encoding uncharacterized protein LOC7477090 has protein sequence MAPPKYLICFSLRQVPLLYLVLFLFTSLLLCASSDSDQQQQLQTDRFLVRRRMLEVETYDDQVPKKKNTNLSSKNQTKLTSPSLSTKNQTKPIKTGSLSTKNQTKITKSTNSTKATLTDSQSKNQLKKLNTTSQLKRLNSTSQLKKLNSTSKASNFTKSIAGSTKKTPDLLKLGSSTDKTTKPTSTKQTQSLVDKKVGNQESQKQNKNQKQTNEKKTTQSKKQPSWIGQHDEDDLVAEFRDLPSKFHQTLIPDLERISITSKKYLTKANNDLTRGFKPIVGNKYAPTIASIVSFAFILIPLLLVSLIFNHIKAYFSIQKILIFIQVYLSIYFTILCLSSLVTGLEPLKFFYATSQSTYVCLMVLQTLGYALYLLLLLMYLILVFSTECGLSSKFLGLGQTLVGYAVGLHYYVAVFHRVVLHQPPKTNWKVHGIYATCFLVICLFANAERRKKAYLEEGGEEGKKN, from the coding sequence ATGGCTCCACCCAAGTACTTGATCTGTTTCAGTCTCAGACAGGTACCTCTGCTTTatcttgttttgttcttgtttacTTCCCTTCTCCTCTGTGCCTCCTCAGACAGtgatcagcagcagcagcttcaaACCGATCGATTTCTTGTTAGAAGAAGAATGTTGGAAGTGGAAACATATGACGACCAAgtacccaagaaaaaaaacaccaatttaTCCTCCAAGAATCAAACCAAGCTCACCAGCCCTAGCCTATCtacaaaaaaccaaaccaagccCATCAAGACTGGCAGCCTATCCACCAAGAACCAAACCAAGATTACAAAATCtacaaactcaacaaaagcaACACTCACCGATTCCCAATCCAAGAATCAGCTTAAGAAGCTCAATACCACTTCTCAGCTCAAAAGGCTAAACTCCACTTCGCAGCTCAAGAAACTCAATTCCACCTCGAAAGCCTCCAACTTCACCAAATCCATTGCTGGTTCCACCAAGAAAACACCAGATCTACTCAAACTAGGCTCATCCACCGACAAAACAACCAAACCCACTTCCACAAAGCAAACACAATCCCTTGTAGACAAGAAAGTCGGTAACCAAGAatcccaaaaacaaaacaaaaaccaaaaacaaaccaatgaaaaaaagaccactcaatctaaaaaacaaccaaGCTGGATTGGACAACATGATGAAGATGATTTGGTTGCTGAATTCAGAGATCTTCCATCAAAGTTTCATCAAACTCTCATACCAGACCTTGAGAGAATCTCAATAACTTCCAAGAAGTATCTTACAAAAGCCAACAATGATTTGACCAGAGGGTTCAAGCCAATTGTTGGAAACAAGTATGCACCTACCATTGCCTCTATAGTCTCTTTTGCATTCATTCTAATACCTCTACTTCTTGTCTCTCTTATCTTTAACCACATCAAAGCTTATTTCTCTATACAAAAGATCTTGATTTTCATCCAAGTTTATCTCTCAATCTACTTCACCATTCTATGCCTCTCTTCATTAGTTACTGGGCTTGAGCCCTTGAAGTTCTTCTATGCTACTTCACAGTCCACTTACGTTTGCTTAATGGTTCTTCAAACCCTTGGCTATGCACTGTACTTGTTGTTGCTATTGATGTATTTGATCCTGGTCTTTTCCACGGAGTGTGGGTTGAGCTCAAAGTTTCTGGGCCTGGGTCAGACCCTGGTGGGCTACGCAGTTGGGCTGCACTACTACGTGGCAGTGTTTCATAGGGTTGTCTTGCACCAACCACCCAAGACTAATTGGAAGGTTCATGGGATTTATGCCACGTGTTTCCTCGTGATTTGTCTGTTTGCTAACGCTGAGAGGAGAAAGAAGGCTTACTTGGAAGAGGGTGGTGAAGAGGGTAAGAAGAACTAG